The following coding sequences are from one Macaca mulatta isolate MMU2019108-1 chromosome 7, T2T-MMU8v2.0, whole genome shotgun sequence window:
- the DHRS7 gene encoding dehydrogenase/reductase SDR family member 7 isoform X1: protein MVVWVTGASSGIGEELAYQLSKLGVSLVLSARRVHELERVKRRCLENGNLKEKDILVLPLDLTDTGSHEAATEAVLQEFGRIDILVNNGGISQRSLCMDTSLDVYRKLIELNYLGTVSLTKCVLPHMIERKQGKIVTVNSILGIISAPLSTGYCASKHALRGFFNGLRTELAAYPGIIVSNICPGPVQSNIVENSLAGEVTKTIANNGDQSHKMATSRCVRLMLISMANDLKEVWISQQPFLLVTYLWQYMPTWAWWITSKMGKKRIENFKSGVDADSSYFKIFKTKRD from the exons ATGGTGGTGTGGGTGACTGGAGCCTCGAGTGGAATTGGTGAGGAGCTGGCTTACCAGTTGTCTAAACTAGGAGTTTCTCTTGTGCTGTCAGCCAGAAGAGTGCACGAGCTGGAAAGGGTGAAAAGAAGATGTCTAG aGAATggcaatttaaaagaaaaagatatactTGTTTTGCCTCTTGACCTGACCGACACCGGTTCCCATGAAGCGGCTACCGAAGCTGTTCTCCAGGAGTTTGGTAGA ATCGACATTCTGGTCAACAATGGTGGAATATCCCAGCGTTCTTTGTGCATGGATACCAGCTTGGATGTCTACAGAAAGCTAATAGAGCTTAACTACTTAGGGACGGTGTCCTTGACAAAATGTGTTCTGCCTCACATGATCGAGAGGAAGCAAGGAAAGATTGTTACTGTGAATAGCATCCTCGGTATCATATCTGCACCTCTTTCCACTGGATACTGTGCTAGCAAGCATGCTCTCCGG GGTTTTTTTAATGGCCTTCGAACAGAACTTGCCGCATACCCAGGTATAATAGTTTCTAACATTTGCCCAGGACCAGTGCAATCAAATATTGTGGAGAATTCCCTAGCTGGAGAAGTCACAAAG acTATAGCCAATAATGGAGACCAGTCCCACAAGATGGCAACCAGTCGTTGTGTGCGGCTGATGTTAATCAGCATGGCCAATGATTTGAAAGAAGTTTGGATCTCACAACAACCTTTCTTGTTAGTAACATATTTGTGGCAATACATGCCAACCTGGGCCTGGTGGATAACCAGCAagatggggaagaaaaggatTGAGAACTTTAAGAGTGGTGTG GATGCAGactcttcttattttaaaatctttaagaCAAAACGTGACTGA
- the DHRS7 gene encoding dehydrogenase/reductase SDR family member 7 (The RefSeq protein has 1 substitution compared to this genomic sequence), with protein sequence MNWELLLWLLALCALLLLVVQLLRFLRADGDLTLLWAEWQGRRPEWELTDMVVWVTGASSGIGEELAYQLSKLGVSLVLSARRVHELERVKRRCLENGNLKEKDILVLPLDLTDTGSHEAATEAVLQEFGRIDILVNNSGISQRSLCMDTSLDVYRKLIELNYLGTVSLTKCVLPHMIERKQGKIVTVNSILGIISAPLSTGYCASKHALRGFFNGLRTELAAYPGIIVSNICPGPVQSNIVENSLAGEVTKTIANNGDQSHKMATSRCVRLMLISMANDLKEVWISQQPFLLVTYLWQYMPTWAWWITSKMGKKRIENFKSGVDADSSYFKIFKTKRD encoded by the exons ATGAACTGGGAGCTGCTGCTCTGGCTGCTGGCGCTGTGCGCGTTGCTCCTGCTAGTGGTGCAGCTGTTGCGCTTCCTGCGGGCTGACGGCGACCTGACGCTACTATGGGCCGAGTGGCAGGGACGACGCCCAG AATGGGAGCTGACTGATATGGTGGTGTGGGTGACTGGAGCCTCGAGTGGAATTGGTGAGGAGCTGGCTTACCAGTTGTCTAAACTAGGAGTTTCTCTTGTGCTGTCAGCCAGAAGAGTGCACGAGCTGGAAAGGGTGAAAAGAAGATGTCTAG aGAATggcaatttaaaagaaaaagatatactTGTTTTGCCTCTTGACCTGACCGACACCGGTTCCCATGAAGCGGCTACCGAAGCTGTTCTCCAGGAGTTTGGTAGA ATCGACATTCTGGTCAACAATGGTGGAATATCCCAGCGTTCTTTGTGCATGGATACCAGCTTGGATGTCTACAGAAAGCTAATAGAGCTTAACTACTTAGGGACGGTGTCCTTGACAAAATGTGTTCTGCCTCACATGATCGAGAGGAAGCAAGGAAAGATTGTTACTGTGAATAGCATCCTCGGTATCATATCTGCACCTCTTTCCACTGGATACTGTGCTAGCAAGCATGCTCTCCGG GGTTTTTTTAATGGCCTTCGAACAGAACTTGCCGCATACCCAGGTATAATAGTTTCTAACATTTGCCCAGGACCAGTGCAATCAAATATTGTGGAGAATTCCCTAGCTGGAGAAGTCACAAAG acTATAGCCAATAATGGAGACCAGTCCCACAAGATGGCAACCAGTCGTTGTGTGCGGCTGATGTTAATCAGCATGGCCAATGATTTGAAAGAAGTTTGGATCTCACAACAACCTTTCTTGTTAGTAACATATTTGTGGCAATACATGCCAACCTGGGCCTGGTGGATAACCAGCAagatggggaagaaaaggatTGAGAACTTTAAGAGTGGTGTG GATGCAGactcttcttattttaaaatctttaagaCAAAACGTGACTGA